The genomic region CCAGTCGCGCACTGCCAGCGCCAGTATCGCCAATTCTGCTCTGGCCTTCGCGTATCAGGGCCAAGGCATGTACCAGCCGGTGGGCGGCAACTTCGTCAGCGGGGATGGCCAGGCCATTTCTCGTCCCGACGTCTTCAAACCCGAGGCCGCCATCTTTCAGGCGGTGTCGAATCACGATGCGGTGCACGAGGATGTGATGCGCCGCCGCCAGATCCTGCGAACGGCGATGCGGGGCTCCCTCACCCAGCTGCAGACGGCAACCACCCACGCCGAGGTTCAGAAAGTGACGGGCGTCATCCTCGCCGAGGTAGCAGAGCTGGAAGCGACGGATCGCGAGCTGATGTTCTCTGCCCAGCAAGCTGTGCTATTGGATATCCAGAACCGCGCTGACAAAGAGCGTCAGCAGAAAGCCGTTCACCAGGAGCAAGCTCAGGAGATGACCGAGAGCCTGCGCCACTTTACCTCCGCCTTGACCCCACCCTCCTTCATCACCAGGCAGCCATGAATCCACTTATTCCCTACCCTCTGTTCGAGTTTACCACCCTCTACAAGCTGCTTCTTCCCGTCGCCGCCTTCTGCTGCGCCGCAGGCTTGTTGGCTCAATTGCGCCAGGCTGGCGCGCCCCAGGAGAAACTCATGATCATCATCAAAGCAGCGGCTCTGGTCGCCCTCCTCGCGAGCTTCGACCCCCTCGTCCAGACTGTTAAGTCGAGCGTCGATACGATCGTGCATGACGGCCTGCGCGCAGCTCCTGAGCAGACCCTCCAGAAGTTCGCTACAAAGATGCTGGCCCTGGACACGCAGTCGGGCGGCAGTTCGCTGTGGGATAAACTCACCCGCACGAGCGAGGTGATTTATCATGGTTTCCTCGTCGGGCTCATCACCTTCGCGGTGCTGTGCGCCTTCGCCATCTACTTCCTGGCATATCTATCCCAGGAGCTGGCTCTTGAGTTTGGGATCGGGTTCTCACCTCTGATGGTTGGGTTCCTCTTCCTCTCGTCGACCCGCTCGATTGGAGTTCGCTTTCTGCTCTACATGCTCGCGATCGCGCTGTTTCCCATCGGCTGGGGGGCCGCCTCGCTGGTCTCAGAGCGGCTGATCGACCTGTCAACGGCACATCAACTCGTCGGTGTTCAGGGGGCCGACGCCCACACCCTGGCGGTGGCGTTCCGCACGTTGCTCGCCTCGCTGCTCCTGGCCATCTGGCTGGTGCTCAGTACGTTTGTTGCACCTTTCGCCATCGTGGCGATGGTGACATCAGGCGTGCATATCAATGCCGATCCCATCCGATCGGCCCTGAGCAAACTGGGACCTCGCTAACCTACCTATGAAACCCCCGCGCCCCTTTGAGCCCACGCGGCTGCTCGTCGACCTCAACTACGCGGCGAAGATCTGGTTTCTGCTGTTCCTAGTCGCGACCGTCTCCCTGGTCTGCTCGCTGATCATTCAACTATCTCCGCCAACGCGGGTTGAAACCCGCTACATCGTGGTCGACAGCCGAGGCGCCACGACGATGGGATATAATGTTCGGCTGCAGGATGCGACCAATGTGCATTTTCGGGCCGCAGCCGATGCTACTTTTGCGCTTCTGAACCGTCGGCCGAGCGGCTTTGACCAACCGGAGCTGCTAGCTGAATTGTTCCAGCCCGCCGCCTTGGAGAAGGCCCGTGCCTGGTCGGATCGGGAGAAGGCTGAGCGGACCTCCAAGTCGATCCACCAGAAGGCTGAGGCCAGCCATTACGAGTACGGGCAGCTGTCGGATGGCCGTGCGCTGGTTACGATTAAGGGCCAGCTCATCCTGGTCGGAACCATCGGCTCCCAGCACCTCGTGGAATCGACTCGCTTCCAGCTGGAGCTTCAACTAGCGCTCAACCCCGACCTTACCTCAAACGCCCGCCATCCACTCCTTGTCAGCAACTTCCGCTATGAACAATCCCCTCGCTAAAGCCGCCTTACTCGCAGCCATGCTTCACCTCCACGTCCTGCTTACCCCCCAGATACAGGCGCAGGTGCTCGTCACCAATCTGCCCCTCGATGCGGAACGGCCGATGGAGGTGCCTGTGGGCATCGCGAACGTTACCACCATCAGCTTCCCGTATACCATCGAGGCGATTGACGCGGCCGGAGTCACGACCGATGGCCGAGCACCTGCGCTCTTCCAACTGGCATATCTGCGCCTGAACAGCTTCTTCTCTGTTCGCGCTTTGCTTCCCGGGGCTATCGCCAACGTGAATGTTCGCTCTGCCCAGAAGACCTACGTGCTGGTGTTAAAGGAGAGCAAAATGCCGTGGCTGGCGGTGAATTTGAGTAAGCGTTCGGCAACGGCACCTACGTCTCCGGCCGCGCCGCCGCTCTCGGCAACGCAGCTTTTGGGGCTGATTGATCGTGCGCGCAACTATGAAGCTTTGAAACAGCATCATCCGGAGCTGGTTGCGGACGTGACCTTCGCTCGGCCTCGATCCACCACCGATTACCCGGACTTCCTAGTGCGATTGGACGAAGTGTTCCGATTTTCCGGCGCCGACGCGCTGGCTTTTCACGTCACGCTGAGGAGCAAGGTCCAACGCGAGGTCCGTTACCGGCCCGGATCCTGGCAGGTGCGGGTCGGGGACCATCTGTTCCCTCAGGCCATCGCCGATGGCAACGGCGTCCTGCCGCCACTGGGCGAGCAGAGGGTCTGGTTTGTGATCCAAGGCGCTCCCGACGGCCAGAGAACCCACCTCTCGGTTAACAACGCCTTCGTGATTTTGGTTAACCTCAACTAAGGCCAGCTCATGAACAGCTTTTCCTTTCGGCGCGCTGTCGCCTTTCTCTCGCAAACGTCAGGTGGGCGCGCCCTGTGTGCGGTCGTCCTAGGCGTCCTCGCCATCGGCCTCGTGCGCGGATGCAGTTCCAAGCCCGTGGTTCACGAGTTGACTATCCCCCCGTCGAAGAACACCTGGGGAGAAAAGCGCGAACAAACCGACCCGATACTTTCTTCTCCAAGCCAGGAAAGGTCGGCTCCGAAGCCCTCGGCACCGAAGGCTGCTGAGCCTCTGCCTCCCATCAGTCTCTACGCGACGCCTTCAGCCGACACGCCTCCGGACGTTTCCCTCCCGCTGATGCCCACCGGCCGAATGGTGGCCTGTCGCCTGGTAAACACCGTTGACTCGTCATCGCTGGAGACACCGATCATTGCGCTAGTTTCCGAAGACGTTTGGTTTGCGAAGCGCCTGGCCATCCCTAAGGGGACCGAGATCCTGGGGCGCGCTCAGCCGAATCGCCTGCGCGACCGCATCGCCGCCCAAGGGGAATGGACCCTGGTGCTTCCCTCCGGAGAGGAGCTGAGCGTCACCGGGATCGCCCTCGATCAAGATCGAGACGGGGAGAAATGGGGCCCGACGGACGGGACTGCAGGGCTGCGGGGAAAGGTCATGAAGGCCGACAATCTGGAGGAGATGAAGCTCTTTCTGG from Verrucomicrobiales bacterium harbors:
- a CDS encoding TrbI/VirB10 family protein, which encodes MNSFSFRRAVAFLSQTSGGRALCAVVLGVLAIGLVRGCSSKPVVHELTIPPSKNTWGEKREQTDPILSSPSQERSAPKPSAPKAAEPLPPISLYATPSADTPPDVSLPLMPTGRMVACRLVNTVDSSSLETPIIALVSEDVWFAKRLAIPKGTEILGRAQPNRLRDRIAAQGEWTLVLPSGEELSVTGIALDQDRDGEKWGPTDGTAGLRGKVMKADNLEEMKLFLATFLGGMAEPFKQRQSTVFGSQIAPTAQNAALSGVGEVINSYAAQVLRTIEAQATFVRVASGTDFWLFTTQPLTRPKSSPSNL